DNA from Clostridia bacterium:
TCAATAATACTGTATACTTGCAAGAGAAGTCCACCACTAGTAGGCCGGTGAAGCAAACCAGCCTGAATCTGTCTTGGGTCGGCAGCGTCTCGCCACAATGCCTGAACCAAAACATTTGGCTTTGGGTATCCGAGTAAGGTATACTATGCTTGACCCTGATTACCAGAGACGGAGGCAATGCTCAAATCCGCCCTCCGCAAAGGCACCCCAGGACGGTTTCGGGAAAATCATGGGAAGAGCTGCGATCTTAAGGTTGGGCGCACAGCCATAGTTATTAAGGAATAACTGTTGAGGAGGCGAGAAGATGCCCAAGGTAGGGATTCTTACCGGCGGCGGTGATTGTCCGGGACTAAACGCCGTCATTCGCGCCGTGGCCAAAACCCTATGGCCGCAAGGATATGAGGTTATTGGTTTCCTGGATGGTTTTGCCGGGTTGGTGGAGGGCCGTTATTTAAAGCTAGATAATCCCAGTATCTCCGGCCTGCTCCACCGCGGGGGTACTATCCTGGGAACCAACAATCGCAACGACCCTTTTCATTACCCGGTTCGCAAAAATGGCCAGCTTACCTACCAAGATATGTCAGATGTGGCCATTGAAAACCTCGCCCGCCTAGGAATTGAGTCCCTCATCGTAGTGGGCGGCGATGGTAGCCTCTCCATTGCCCGAGAATTTAAGGAAAAGAAGGGCCTGAATGTCATCGGCGTGCCCAAAACCATCGACAACGACTTGGCTTCCACCGATCAAACCTTTGGTTTCGACACCGCCCTAGCCACTGCCACCGACGCTCTAGACAAGCTCCATACCACTGCCGAGTCCCACCACCGAGTGATGGTACTGGAGCTGATGGGCCGCTACGCCGGTTGGATTGCCCTGGAAAGCGGCCTAGCCGGCGGCGCCGATGTTATCTTAATCCCGGAAATACCGTGGAACATAGATAGCGTAGTC
Protein-coding regions in this window:
- a CDS encoding 6-phosphofructokinase, whose product is MPKVGILTGGGDCPGLNAVIRAVAKTLWPQGYEVIGFLDGFAGLVEGRYLKLDNPSISGLLHRGGTILGTNNRNDPFHYPVRKNGQLTYQDMSDVAIENLARLGIESLIVVGGDGSLSIAREFKEKKGLNVIGVPKTIDNDLASTDQTFGFDTALATATDALDKLHTTAESHHRVMVLELMGRYAGWIALESGLAGGADVILIPEIPWNIDSVVRKILDRKNQGKPFSIVVVAEGVKSPSGELVVRQTIPDSAERLRLGGIGELVAKMIEERTQIETRTTVLGHIQRGGSPSPFDRILATRLGVAAAMAAVQHNYGIMVSLKGQNIVPVPLEEATSKLRQVPVDSQLIQAARAIGICLGD